Proteins encoded in a region of the Candidatus Nitrospira nitrificans genome:
- a CDS encoding type II secretion system F family protein, whose amino-acid sequence MAVFAYRVARSDGSTLHGHVEGDNESAVRARLESQGLLVFNLHARGITSVKTELPWSWGKLPLEQFLVFNQELMALVKSGLPILRIWDLLIERAGHAGFQRTLRDVREDIRGGASASEALAKHPRYFPDLYVATVKAGEQSGNLPEVLQRYVAYLKLMVGLRQKVKKAISYPIVLICIGLAVVGFLLTYVMPTFVSVYGDSVQTLPWATQVLLDVVTHAESWLLPAAVVLIGLMLGMHTYYATSAGQLTIDRLVLKLPLVGQIAVKHNTVQLTRTLGTILAGGTPLVDALQGARGAIANRWISQEMIGAVNEIREGATLAAALDRPGVLPRLAIEMLSVGEETGSLDTMLRDVSEFYEADLDTRLIQLTTWIEPALLLVMGILVGGIVIVMYLPVFQMAGTVGG is encoded by the coding sequence ATGGCAGTATTTGCGTATCGAGTCGCGCGCTCTGATGGGTCCACCCTCCATGGGCATGTAGAAGGAGATAATGAATCAGCGGTTCGTGCCAGACTTGAGTCACAAGGATTGCTGGTCTTCAATCTTCACGCTCGCGGAATCACTTCAGTCAAAACGGAGCTGCCGTGGTCATGGGGAAAGCTTCCGCTGGAGCAGTTCTTGGTCTTCAATCAAGAATTGATGGCGCTGGTCAAGTCCGGACTGCCCATTTTGCGCATCTGGGATCTTCTCATCGAACGAGCCGGGCATGCTGGATTTCAACGGACTCTCCGTGACGTACGAGAAGACATTCGAGGTGGGGCCTCCGCCTCGGAAGCATTGGCTAAACATCCACGCTATTTCCCGGATCTCTATGTCGCCACGGTGAAAGCAGGGGAGCAATCGGGCAATCTTCCAGAGGTACTACAGCGGTATGTTGCGTATCTGAAGCTGATGGTGGGGCTGCGTCAGAAAGTGAAAAAAGCAATCTCTTATCCTATCGTTCTCATCTGTATCGGCCTCGCCGTGGTGGGTTTTCTATTGACCTATGTCATGCCGACTTTCGTGTCGGTCTATGGAGACTCAGTGCAGACCTTGCCCTGGGCGACTCAGGTCTTGCTCGATGTGGTCACACATGCTGAGTCATGGCTATTGCCCGCAGCGGTCGTCCTCATTGGCCTCATGCTTGGAATGCATACCTACTATGCCACCTCGGCGGGACAACTGACGATCGATCGTCTTGTGCTGAAGCTTCCCCTCGTGGGGCAGATTGCAGTCAAGCACAATACGGTTCAGCTGACGCGAACGCTCGGAACTATCCTTGCCGGAGGAACGCCGCTCGTCGATGCCTTGCAAGGCGCACGGGGAGCCATTGCAAACCGATGGATTTCACAAGAAATGATTGGAGCTGTTAACGAGATTCGAGAGGGAGCCACATTAGCTGCTGCGCTGGATCGTCCCGGAGTGCTCCCGAGGCTCGCCATCGAAATGTTATCGGTAGGAGAGGAAACTGGTTCGCTTGATACGATGTTGCGGGACGTCTCGGAGTTTTATGAGGCTGATCTTGATACGAGACTGATACAGCTTACGACATGGATCGAGCCGGCGTTGCTGCTTGTGATGGGAATATTGGTCGGTGGAATCGTCATTGTGATGTATCTGCCGGTATTTCAGATGGCTGGGACCGTCGGCGGCTAG
- a CDS encoding LysM peptidoglycan-binding domain-containing protein, whose protein sequence is MNGKWKQTSVGILLLGMSACSSLEDFIIEPEMSDLQLTVDTLKTSLRDAQRMIDELRAEVDARRQELADVQIVRAQFEGRIREAERRLGEARHVIDLQREELASSRSEREQMGRTRAALQHQLKQLHKQLSKVEKQAKEELSPAAMVSPGDGQPEMVPIVHQQGALLATPHEGAQVVAEAAIQVSAASSVGEIPVVSQSTTGPPRLYVLVKSGDTLWRIARRYHTSVSRLMTLNALSSDRIQADQVLWLTESSADMIEHERM, encoded by the coding sequence ATGAATGGGAAATGGAAGCAGACATCCGTCGGAATTCTTCTGCTTGGAATGTCGGCCTGTAGTTCGCTCGAAGACTTCATCATCGAACCGGAGATGTCGGATCTCCAGCTCACGGTGGATACCCTCAAAACCTCATTGCGAGATGCCCAGCGAATGATTGACGAGTTGAGAGCAGAAGTCGACGCACGGCGCCAAGAATTGGCCGATGTGCAAATCGTCCGGGCGCAGTTTGAAGGACGTATTCGAGAGGCAGAGCGTCGATTGGGTGAAGCTCGACATGTGATTGATCTCCAGCGGGAGGAACTGGCCAGCTCGCGTTCCGAACGGGAACAGATGGGGCGGACCAGAGCCGCACTGCAGCATCAGCTGAAGCAGCTTCACAAGCAGCTCTCGAAAGTCGAGAAACAAGCGAAGGAAGAACTCTCTCCCGCCGCGATGGTTTCTCCAGGAGACGGGCAACCGGAAATGGTGCCGATCGTCCATCAGCAGGGTGCCCTATTGGCTACTCCGCATGAGGGCGCTCAGGTTGTCGCGGAGGCGGCGATCCAGGTGTCGGCAGCCTCTTCAGTCGGGGAGATACCGGTGGTTTCTCAGTCGACAACCGGGCCTCCGCGTCTATACGTATTAGTCAAATCTGGAGACACGTTATGGCGCATCGCACGCCGGTATCACACCTCTGTGAGCCGCCTCATGACTCTCAACGCGCTCTCCAGCGACCGTATTCAAGCTGATCAGGTGCTTTGGTTGACTGAGTCTTCTGCCGATATGATCGAGCACGAACGAATGTAG
- a CDS encoding prepilin-type N-terminal cleavage/methylation domain-containing protein codes for MGPSIRIGKVNGWNVKGFTLIELMIVVSIVGILATIAVPSYQSSLIKARETVLRQDLFTLRELLDHHRADKGKYPPSLDGLVTAGYLRTLPKDPFTNSPSSWQQILEPTEGGIFDVYSGSDLIGTNGTPYNQW; via the coding sequence ATGGGACCAAGTATCAGGATTGGTAAGGTGAATGGTTGGAATGTGAAAGGGTTTACGCTGATTGAACTCATGATCGTCGTGTCCATTGTCGGTATTTTGGCCACGATTGCCGTTCCGTCCTATCAGTCATCATTGATCAAAGCCAGAGAGACGGTATTGCGGCAAGACCTGTTCACGCTGCGCGAGTTGTTGGATCATCACCGCGCTGACAAAGGAAAGTATCCTCCATCCTTGGATGGTTTGGTAACGGCTGGATATCTGCGGACTCTTCCTAAAGACCCCTTTACGAACTCGCCGAGCTCTTGGCAACAGATCCTTGAACCGACAGAGGGTGGTATCTTTGATGTGTATTCCGGGTCGGATCTTATCGGAACAAACGGGACTCCGTATAATCAATGGTGA